In Lodderomyces elongisporus chromosome 2, complete sequence, the following proteins share a genomic window:
- the SAP8_2 gene encoding aspartyl protease (MEROPS:MER0000939), translated as MVSVFNLTKQALTTLAFALLAQGIVIPEDLGKRSGPGFISLDFDVIRPPVIVNSTDSNAALSDAALRKRKTISLSLIDEGPSYASKITIGSNKQQQTVVIDTGSSDLWVVDSNAQCQDNVQCKNDGTYNPSSSTTYKNLNTPFAIRYGDGSTSQGTWGLETVGFGGISITGQQFADVTTTSVNQGILGIGYKTNEANANYDNVPVTLKKQGIISTNAYSLYLNAPNAASGTIIFGGVDNAKYSGSLIKEQVTQSNQLTISLGSINYAGTTYSNNNGDALLDSGTTLTYLTPDVASAIAEQAGAHYVTYPDGSGLWEIGCDASTSGNVVYSFANGAKITVPLSELVYGSSGDGYCVWGIQQEEDFAILGDNFLRHAYLLYNLDANTVSIAQVKYTTTSSIAAV; from the coding sequence ATGGTTTCGGTATTTAATCTCACTAAGCAAGCTTTAACAACACTTGCTTTCGCCTTATTGGCACAAGGTATTGTTATCCCTGAAGATTTGGGTAAAAGAAGTGGTCCTGGTTTTATTAGTTTGGACTTCGATGTTATTAGACCTCCGGTGATTGTTAACTCAACAGATAGCAATGCTGCGCTTAGTGATGCTGCTcttagaaaaagaaaaactatTTCCTTGAGTTTGATTGATGAAGGTCCATCTTATGCTTCCAAAATCACTATTGGATCCAacaagcaacaacaaaccgTTGTTATTGATACTGGATCAAGTGACTTGTGGGTGGTTGATTCCAATGCTCAATGCCAAGACAATGTGCAATGTAAGAATGACGGAACTTATAACCCATCATCCTCCACCACTtacaaaaatttaaacaCCCCATTTGCCATTAGATATGGTGATGGAAGCACTTCTCAGGGTACTTGGGGTTTGGAAACGGTTGGGTTTGGTGGTATTTCAATCACTGGCCAACAAtttgctgatgttaccaCCACCTCTGTTAACCAAGGTATATTGGGTATCGGTTACAAGACGAATGAGGCCAATGCCAACTACGACAATGTTCCTGTTACTTTAAAGAAGCAAGGTATAATTAGTACTAATGCCTACTCTTTGTATTTGAATGCGCCAAATGCAGCTTCTGGGACAATCATCTTTGGTGGTGTTGATAATGCCAAATACTCTGGTAGTTTGATCAAGGAGCAAGTTACTCAGTCAAACCAATTGACTATTTCATTGGGAAGTATCAATTATGCTGGAACAACctacagcaacaacaacggtGATGCATTGTTAGATTCTGGTACTACATTGACATACTTGACCCCAGACGTTGCTAGTGCTATTGCTGAACAAGCTGGTGCACATTACGTGACTTACCCAGATGGCTCTGGCTTATGGGAAATTGGCTGTGATGCGTCCACATCCGGTAATGTTGTTTACAGCTTTGCTAATGGTGCAAAGATCACTGTGCCATTATCTGAGTTGGTATACGGTAGCTCCGGTGATGGTTATTGTGTTTGGGGTAtccaacaagaagaagattttGCCATTTTGGGAGACAACTTTTTGAGACATGCTTACTTGCTTTACAACTTGGATGCAAATACAGTTTCAATTGCTCAAGTCAAGTATACCACAACTTCTAGCATTGCAGCTGTTTAG
- the FAA2_1 gene encoding medium-chain fatty acid-CoA ligase faa2 — MAYLIESSPQDVLKLLKDNLPIPPPQINEAIEVANSQQVGHSAVYRNIYCPDKLVSSLHPSLDTLYKLFEFGCTFNGEKPALGLREQIKHPDGSTTFGKYKWQTYNTIKQRRNNLGSGIFFILENNPYLTQSESHQRIKYDPTRKPEDETFVIAIFSHNRPEWALCDLASVAYSITNTALYDTLGPGTTNYILGLTEAPVVICSKEKIKTLIGLKRDDPQGLANLIAIVSMDKLSSEDIEDTALVKAANENKISLFDIDQVERLGAINPLDPIPPVPKTKFTISFTSGTTGANPKGVILTNENAICAVSFRCMRSFSPDDRYVVYSFLPMAHIYERANIQSNLATGAAIGFPQGRSPATLFDDIRELQPTVLALVPRVLTRLEAAIKAQTINSNNSWVKYIFTKAIDEKMRLQAEPNKEDINPTHIIYDRVLDKLRHKLGMGSVTNITTGSSPISPDTIKFIKAALNLGVSNGYGSTESFAGFLGSFRFDNDPGSIGPIGPTTECRLKDLPEMGYTSKDAGGPRGELLLRGPQIFQGYYKNPEATSEAFDEEGWFLTGDVAKIDPTHGNRMFIIDRVKNFFKMAQGEFITPERIENTYLSAFPFIQQIFVHGNSLESYLVGVVGLDPTTIGNYIKSRFGDEIVDQKDIVAFFNEPKNKKIFLQDLNNSTKNSLQGFEKVHNVDISFDPLTVQRGVVTPTLKIRRPICAKFFKDTLERLYSEGSILREGKL; from the coding sequence ATGGCCTACTTAATCGAGAGCCTGCCTCAGGATGTATTAAAATTACTCAAGGATAATCTCCCAATCCCACCACCGCAAATAAATGAAGCCATTGAAGTTGCCAACTCGCAGCAAGTTGGCCACTCGGCCGTCTACAGAAACATTTATTGTCCCGACAAGTTAGTTTCCAGTCTCCACCCATCATTAGACACATTATACAAattgtttgagtttggttgCACATTTAATGGCGAAAAGCCAGCCTTGGGTTTAAGAGAGCAAATTAAACACCCAGATGGCTCAACAACTTTTGGCAAGTACAAGTGGCAAACTTACAATACCATtaagcaaagaagaaacaatttGGGCTCGGGAATATTCTTCATCTTGGAAAATAACCCATACTTAACTCAAAGCGAATCGCATCAACGAATCAAATACGACCCGACAAGAAAGCCAGAGGACGAGACATTTGTTATTGCCATATTCAGCCACAATCGACCAGAATGGGCTCTATGTGATTTGGCCTCAGTTGCTTATTCGATTACAAACACTGCATTGTATGACACTTTGGGACCAGGAACTACCAATTACATTTTGGGGTTGACTGAAGCACCAGTAGTGATTTGCTCCAAGGAGAAAATCAAGACTTTGATTGGCTTGAAAAGGGACGACCCTCAAGGATTGGCCAATTTGATTGCCATTGTTTCGATGGACAAGTTGAGCTCTGAAGACATTGAGGATACTGCCTTGGTGAAAGCagcaaatgaaaacaaaatttctcttttcgaTATAGACCAAGTGGAGAGACTAGGTGCAATCAATCCACTTGATCCCATACCGCCAGTGCCAAAGACTAAATTTACCATCTCTTTTACTTCAGGAACTACTGGTGCCAACCCCAAAGGTGTTATCTTGACCAACGAAAACGCAATATGTGCGGTTTCATTTCGTTGCATGAGAAGCTTTAGTCCTGATGACCGCTATGTCGtttattcctttttgcCCATGGCTCACATTTACGAGCGTGCAAATATCCAATCAAATCTTGCAACTGGTGCAGCTATTGGTTTTCCCCAAGGAAGACTGCCAGCAACATTGTTTGACGATATTAGAGAGTTGCAGCCCACGGTTCTTGCATTGGTGCCACGTGTCTTGACGAGATTAGAGGCGGCTATAAAGGCACAAACAATTAATCTGAACAATTCTTGGGTCAAGTACATCTTTACCAAGGCAATTGACGAAAAAATGAGGTTGCAAGCTGAGCCTAATAAAGAAGATATCAACCCCACGCACATTATATATGATAGAGTACTTGATAAGTTGAGACACAAATTGGGTATGGGGAGTGTCACAAACATCACTACTGGATCGTCGCCAATTAGTCCCGACACGATCAAGTTCATAAAGGCGGCACTCAACTTGGGTGTCTCAAATGGTTATGGCTCTACAGAATCGTTTGCTGGGTTCCTTGGTAGTTTTAGATTTGATAACGATCCAGGTTCCATTGGCCCTATTGGTCCCACAACTGAGTGTAGACTAAAGGATCTTCCAGAGATGGGATATACTTCCAAAGATGCTGGAGGACCACGTGGTGAATTATTGTTGCGTGGTCCACAGATATTCCAAGGGTATTATAAAAACCCCGAAGCAACTTCCGAAGCATTTGATGAGGAAGGTTGGTTCCTCACTGGCGATGTTGCCAAAATCGATCCCACACATGGGAACAGAATGTTTATCATTGATAGAGTCAAGAACTTCTTTAAGATGGCGCAGGGTGAGTTTATCACACCCGAAAGGATCGAAAACACCTATCTCTCTGCCTTTCCATTTATCCAACAGATATTTGTTCATGGAAACTCACTTGAATCGTACCtcgttggtgttgttggctTAGACCCCACAACTATTGGCAATTATATCAAGTCTCGTTTTGGAGATGAAATAGTCGACCAAAAAGATATTGTTGCATTTTTCAATGagccaaaaaataaaaagatttttttgcaagatTTGAACAACTCGACCAAAAATAGTCTACAgggatttgaaaaagtgcATAATGTCGACATCTCATTTGATCCATTGACTGTTCAGCGTGGAGTAGTGACACCCACTTTGAAGATTAGGAGACCCATATGTGCCAAATTCTTTAAAGATACGTTGGAAAGATTGTATAGCGAGGGCTCGATATTGCGCGAAGGCAAGTTGTAG
- the FAA2_2 gene encoding medium-chain fatty acid-CoA ligase faa2, with the protein MASLFKETPQHIQETLDANVPVDPRLVANSVVIPGTEEPGYSPIYRNQYSPNKLITVPYPGLDTLYELFENAVANHGPRNCLGHRVKNADGTFGRYVWQDYNTVKKRRDNLGSGIFFILQNNPYRDPDSEVHQRFSYEQAGAAGSGGASSPESFVLTIFAHNRPEWAIADLTCAAYSITNTALYDTLGPDTSRYILQLTECPIVLCSKEKIRILINLKKENPQDLKNLITLVSMDELTEEDFELKELCHNHNISLFDYAQVEKLGEINALPPRPPKPQTNFTITFTSGTTGAYPKGVVLTHESAVSGITFMLSNLQTSKNAVTFSFLPLAHIYERANAQFAMGLGGAIGFPQGPSPLTLLDDVKELQPEVLALVPRVYTKLEAGIRGQTVNNDEKPMLKSIFTKAITKKMELQAKPENEHINPSHFIYDRVLNLLRKKIGFQNVSTMTTGSAPISPETIKFLKAALNTGLAQGYGMSETFAGCMASSKFETESSSCGPVCITTECRLRDLPEMGYTSKDEGGPRGELLLRGPQVFKKYYKNPEETAKSFDKDGWFHTGDVARISTANGNRIYIIDRVKNFFKLAQGEYVTPERIENTYLSQFPYIAQLFVHGDSLQTYLVGVVGLDPTSISQYIKTKYHETITDQADIVRFLNDPSHKKQLLLDMNTVVSGQLSGFEKLHNIKIDIEPLSVEKNLITPTMKIKRPICVKYFKEELDKLYEEGSLIRSEKL; encoded by the coding sequence ATGGCATCCCTATTCAAGGAAACACCGCAACACATTCAAGAGACTTTGGACGCCAATGTCCCCGTTGACCCCAGGTTGGTGGCAAACTCTGTGGTTATCCCAGGCACCGAAGAGCCAGGTTACTCGCCAATCTACAGAAACCAATACTCTCCAAACAAGTTGATCACCGTGCCATACCCTGGTTTAGACACTTTATACGAGTTGTTTGAAAACGCAGTGGCAAACCATGGCCCCAGAAACTGTCTAGGCCACCGAGTCAAGAATGCTGACGGCACCTTTGGCCGCTATGTCTGGCAAGATTACAACACCgtcaagaaaagaagagacaATTTGGGATCCGGtatcttctttattttgcaaaataacCCATACAGAGATCCAGACAGTGAAGTCCACCAACGTTTTTCTTACGAACAAGCCGGTGCTGCAGGTTCTGGTGGTGCTAGCTCTCCAGAGTCATTTGTATTGACAATCTTTGCCCACAACAGACCCGAATGGGCAATTGCCGACTTGACATGTGCCGCATACTCAATTACAAACACTGCATTGTATGACACCTTGGGCCCCGACACCAGTAGATACATCTTGCAATTAACCGAGTGTCcaattgttctttgttcaaaagaaaaaattagaataTTGATTAATttaaagaaggaaaacCCTCAAgacttgaaaaacttgATCACATTGGTTTCAATGGATGAATTGACCGAGGAGGATTTCGAGTTGAAAGAATTGTgccacaaccacaatatCTCCCTTTTTGACTATGCACAAGTTGAGAAACTTGGTGAAATTAACGCTTTGCCACCAAGACCTCCAAAGCCACAAACAAATTTCACAATCACATTCACTTCGGGTACGACTGGTGCGTACCCCAAAGGTGTTGTTTTGACCCATGAGTCTGCAGTATCGGGTATCACATTTATGCTTTCCAATTTGCAAACCAGCAAAAACGCAGTAacgttttcctttttgccATTGGCCCACATTTACGAACGTGCCAATGCCCAGTTTGCTATGGGTTTGGGAGGCGCCATTGGATTCCCACAAGGACCCTCGCCATTAACCTTATTGGACGATGTCAAGGAGTTGCAACCTGAAGTATTGGCCTTGGTGCCAAGAGTCTACACCAAATTGGAGGCTGGTATAAGAGGACAAACTGTGAATAACGATGAAAAGCCAATGCTCAAATCGATATTCACCAAGGccattaccaaaaaaatggaaCTCCAAGCAAAGCCAGAAAATGAGCACATTAATCCATCACACTTTATCTACGACAGAGTGCTCAATTTGTTGCGTAAGAAAATTGGTTTCCAAAATGTTAGCACCATGACCACCGGCTCAGCACCAATAAGTCCAGAAACCATCAAGTTCCTCAAGGCTGCTTTAAACACTGGGTTGGCACAAGGATATGGTATGAGTGAAACCTTTGCTGGATGTATGGCAAGTTCAAAGTTTGAAACTGAGTCGAGTTCTTGTGGCCCCGTTTGTATCACTACCGAATGTAGATTAAGAGACCTCCCAGAGATGGGCTATACCTCAAAAGACGAGGGAGGTCCTCGTGGtgaattgttgttgcgTGGTCCACAAGTGTTTAAGAAGTACTACAAGAATCCCGAAGAAACAGCAAAGTCATTTGACAAGGATGGCTGGTTCCACACTGGTGACGTTGCTAGAATTAGCACAGCAAATGGTAACCGTATCTATATTATTGACCGTGTCAAGAATTTCTTTAAACTCGCTCAAGGTGAATATGTTACACCggaaagaattgaaaacacTTACTTGTCTCAATTCCCATACATTGCTCAATTGTTTGTCCATGGTGATTCTTTGCAAACGTATTtggttggtgttgttggctTGGATCCTACTTCTATCTCACAATACATCAAAACAAAGTATCATGAAACCATCACAGACCAAGCAGATATCGTGCGTTTCCTTAATGATCCAAGTcacaagaaacaattgCTTTTGGACATGAACACTGTAGTCAGCGGACAATTGCTGGGATTTGAAAAGTTGCACAATATCAAGATTGACATTGAACCATTGAGTGTTGAAAAGAACTTGATCACTCCAACAATGAAGATCAAGAGACCAATCTGTGTCAAGTATTTCAAAGAGGAGTTGGACAAGTTGTATGAAGAAGGTTCACTTATTAGATCTGAAAAGTTGTAA
- the DLD2 gene encoding D-lactate ferricytochrome c oxidoreductase: MHRRAVTATVAKSTSRTTTTSRLVSSTSRRSFLLTKFSSIPSSRVSVAAYSTAKTVPLTAETYASKVQRDPRYKKLTASDLEFFKSVLPGNSIITDKDDLDFYNEDWMRKYKGQSQLVLKPKTVEQVSQIVKYCNQEKLAVVPQGGNTGLVGGSNPVFDENILSLSSMNEIRSFDEASGILKVDAGVILETTDQYLAERGFIFPLDLGAKGSCQIGGNVACNAGGLRLLKYGSLHGSVLGLEVVLPDGTIYDSMHSLRKDNTGYDLKQLFIGSEGTLGVITGVSILCPSRPQANNVAFLAVKDYETVTKVFNECKKELSEILSAFEFMDLNSQKLTQQHLGVEQHPIESGEYPFYILIETSGSNKEHDDEKLETFLGNAMENGLVEDGIIAQDESQIQSLWSWRESIPEASTMNGGVYKYDVSIPLKDLYNLVEACNVELDKAGIVDFEDASKPVVSAIGYGHIGDGNLHLNVCVRQYSKEIEKVLEPFVYEWISEKKGSISAEHGLGFQKKNYIGYSKNDQEISMIKSIKNHFDPEGIMNPYKYV; the protein is encoded by the coding sequence ATGCATAGAAGAGCTGTTACTGCTACTGTTGCAAAAAGTACCTCGAGGACTACTACTACCTCGCGTTTAGTCTCACTGACATCGAGgcgttcttttcttttaaccAAATTTAGCTCTATACCTTCGTCTAGAGTTTCAGTTGCTGCATATTCAACTGCAAAGACAGTCCCATTAACAGCAGAAACTTATGCATCAAAAGTACAACGTGATCCACGCTACAAGAAGCTTACTGCCTCCGACTTGGAGTTTTTCAAGCTGGTTCTTCCAGGTAATAGCATCATCACCGATAAGGATGATCTTGACTTTTATAATGAGGACTGGATGAGGAAATACAAGGGTCAATCTCAATTGGTGTTGAAGCCCAAGACTGTTGAGCAAGTCTCGCAGATTGTAAAGTATTGTAATCAAGAGAAACTTGCCGTGGTCCCACAAGGTGGAAACACCGGTTTGGTTGGCGGTTCAAACCCGGTGTTTGACGAGAATATCCTCAGCTTGAGCTCAATGAATGAGATTAGGTCATTTGACGAAGCGAGTGGGATCTTGAAAGTCGATGCCGGTGTCATTTTAGAGACTACTGATCAGTACTTGGCAGAACGGGGTTTCATTTTCCCCTTGGATCTTGGAGCCAAGGGTTCGTGTCAAATTGGAGGAAATGTGGCGTGTAATGCTGGTGGATTGAGATTGCTCAAGTACGGCTCATTGCATGGTTCAGTATTGGGACTCGAGGTTGTTTTACCAGATGGTACGATTTATGATTCTATGCACTCATTGAGAAAAGATAATACAGGATACGATCTTAAGCAATTGTTCATTGGGTCAGAGGGTACATTGGGTGTCATTACCGGTGTCAGTATATTGTGTCCTTCTAGACCACAAGCTAACAATGTTGCGTTTTTAGCGGTAAAGGATTACGAAACCGTAACAAAAGTGTTTAACGAGTGTAAAAAAGAGTTGAGTGAGATTTTATCGGCATTTGAGTTTATGGATTTAAACAGTCAGAAATTGACCCAACAGCATTTGGGTGTTGAGCAGCATCCTATTGAAAGTGGTGAGTACCCATTCTATATTCTTATTGAAACTTCTGGTTCCAATAAGGAgcatgatgatgaaaagttGGAGACCTTTTTGGGTAATGCTATGGAGAATGGTCTTGTTGAGGATGGTATTATTGCGCAAGATGAGTCACAAATCCAGAGTTTGTGGTCGTGGAGAGAGAGTATTCCTGAGGCATCTACCATGAATGGGGGTGTTTACAAGTATGATGTTTCTATTCCCTTGAAAGATCTTTACAATTTGGTTGAGGCTTGTAATGTGGAATTGGACAAGGCTggtattgttgattttgaggATGCGTCAAAACCAGTGGTGTCTGCTATTGGATATGGTCATATTGGAGATGGTAACCTCCACTTGAATGTATGTGTTAGACAATATTCAAAggagattgaaaaagtgTTGGAGCCATTTGTTTATGAGTGGATATCTGAAAAGAAGGGTTCGATATCCGCTGAGCATGGATTAGGGttccaaaagaagaactaTATTGGGTACTCCAAGAATGACCAAGAAATTAGCATGATCAAGAGCATAAAGAACCACTTTGATCCCGAAGGTATAATGAATCCTTACAAGTATGTATAA
- the SAP9 gene encoding aspartyl protease (MEROPS:MER0005351) — MRIAFTAYAAAAVPYLFNTAEASITKEINTSPLQFKRDSNNNGFVKLDFNVRRGSSRSDVSPTQDSLPRLVKRADPDGSFEMELSNQQTFYMAELKIGSNQDKNQVLVDTGSSDLWVMSHDLNCISSSSSSSSSSKKKKKKRDAKNVFNLGTGIKLSLEDEEEEEEANQVQKRQPKNVFNFGTGVTLPSEDELDEVQKRAEENDNEKDKEKDQVVAAAAATTIKKKSTTPTKVVKDSNGEYYTTIYYTGTAIPSSYASLLPDGGGGGGIGGGSGGSGGSSSSSAGSSGGSGGSNTCTSYGSFNTENSDTWIQNNTDAFLIQYADGTHALGVWGMDTVEIGDVSVNNVSFAVANETSSDVGVFGLGLPMLETTTQYGYTYENFPIKLKNAGVIDRVVFSLYLAQQSDSTGSVLFGAVDHAKYEGSLVSLPMLRTYQQISVPVRFEVELQGISFNSSGDSTSISDESIGVVLDSGSTLSYIRSSEIESIAKQLSGRYSSSSGVYIVSCDYLDSDNTLDLDFGNVTIRVPISDLVLQATRSQCYLGLFEQSSSSSYILFGDNILRSAYIVYDLENYEISLAQAYYTNSEDVEVITSNVPLSGGHNSSSLSGGSSSSGSSSSDSSSSNKKNISSSSRASVSGMAMGLLAALFFML; from the coding sequence ATGAGGATTGCATTCACAGCATATGCTGCGGCCGCAGTACCGTACCTTTTCAACACAGCCGAGGCATCCATCACCAAGGAGATCAACACTTCGCCACTCCAATTCAAAAGagacagcaacaacaatggaTTCGTCAAGTTGGACTTCAACGTCCGCAGAGGCTCGTCTCGTTCTGATGTCTCACCCACCCAAGACTCTTTGCCACGCTTGGTCAAGAGAGCTGACCCAGATGGATCGTTTGAAATGGAACTCTCGAATCAACAAACTTTTTACATGGcagaattgaaaataggATCCAACCAAGACAAGAACCAGGTACTTGTTGATACTGGCTCATCTGACTTGTGGGTCATGTCGCATGATTTAAATTGCATTTCATCCCtgagcagcagcagcagcagcagcaaaaagaagaagaagaagagagacGCCAAAAACGTATTCAATCTCGGAACTGGTATCAAATTGTCTttggaagatgaagaagaagaagaagaagcaaaccAAGTTCAAAAAAGACAACCAAAGAATGTGTTCAACTTTGGAACCGGAGTCACATTGCCCTCAGAGGATGAATTAGATGAAGTACAAAAGAGAGCAGAAGAGAATGACaacgaaaaagataaagagaaGGACCAAGTTGTAGCTGCAGCTGCTGCtacaacaataaagaaaaagagtacAACTCCAACCAAGGTTGTAAAAGACTCCAATGGTGAATACTACACAACCATATACTACACGGGAACTGCAATCCCTTCATCCTACGCTTCATTGTTACCAGACGGAGGTGGCGGTGGTGgaattggtggtggtagtggtggcaGTGgcggcagcagcagcagcagtgcTGGCTCATCGGGAGGAAGCGGTGGGTCCAACACTTGTACTTCTTACGGGTCGTTCAATACTGAAAACTCTGACACGTGGATCCAAAACAATACTGATGCCTTTTTGATCCAATACGCCGACGGTACACATGCCTTGGGTGTTTGGGGTATGGATACGGTTGAGATTGGAGATGTCTCAGTCAACaatgtttcttttgccGTGGCAAACGAGACCTCTTCAGATGTTGGTGTGTTTGGGCTTGGATTGCCAATGTTGGAAACCACAACCCAATATGGATACACTTATGAGAATTTCCCCATAAAACTCAAGAatgctggtgttattgACCGCgttgttttctctttgtacTTGGCCCAACAATCCGACTCGACAGGAAGCGTTTTATTTGGCGCTGTGGACCATGCCAAATACGAAGGGTCCTTGGTTTCTTTACCAATGTTGCGTACCTACCAGCAAATCTCAGTTCCTGTTAGATTTGAAGTCGAATTGCAAGGAATCTCATTTAATAGCAGTGGTGACTCCACTAGTATACTGGACGAATCCATAGGAGTTGTTCTTGACTCAGGTTCAACATTATCCTACATCCGCTCCAGTGAAATTGAATCTATTGCAAAACAATTGAGTGGTAGATACTCAAGTTCAAGTGGTGTTTATATCGTCAGTTGCGACTATCTCGACTCCGACAATACATTGGACTTGGATTTCGGTAATGTCACTATAAGAGTCCCCATTTCAGATTTGGTTTTGCAAGCAACACGCTCACAATGCTACTTGGGATTATTTGAGCAaagctcttcttcttcatacATTTTGTTTGGTGACAATATCTTGAGATCCGCTTACATTGTTTACGATTTGGAGAATTACGAAATTAGCTTGGCACAAGCCTACTACACTAATAGTGAGGATGTCGAGGTTATCACCAGTAACGTTCCTTTATCTGGCGGACATAACTCATCAAGCcttagtggtggtagtagtagtagtggcagcagcagctcAGACAGTTCTTcgtcaaacaaaaaaaatataagtTCTAGTTCGAGAGCATCGGTTTCAGGAATGGCAATGGGCTTATTAGCAGCCCTATTCTTTATGTTGTAG